The Collimonas sp. PA-H2 genome contains a region encoding:
- a CDS encoding AAA family ATPase: MLERIQLLRNMGQFDSVDGGAQLPFARLTLIYAENGRGKTTLASIFRSLSTGSASLVLERHRLGAANPPHIVLGVTAGVAQFHNGAWAAPMPEIAIFDDAFVAANVCSGVEIDAGHRQNLHELILGSQGVVLNAALHGHVQRIEEHNRALTQKNNAIPAVARGGMAVDDFCALPANPDIDAAIEAAERNLAAGQSVEAIRQREAFQALSLPAFAPDALNELLVRTLPDLEAEAATRIRNHLRNLGNGGETWVADGMGLVEGASNEHDHRVCPFCAQDLAGSDLIAHYQAYFSDAYRGLRNAISEVGENINTMHGGDITATFEHAVHIAKENQAFWNAFTEIPEVLIDTTFVLECWIAARDAVLTTLRAKAAAPLEHMELSEGSLTAIRAYGACRDDVIALSNALQATNPTIAFVKQQAAAANLAALAADLTRLQAIRTRYSDPISGLCQDYLDEKAAKTVTENLRSQARATLDNYRQNTFPAYEVAINTYLQRFNAGFRLASVNPVNNRGGSSCNYNVVINNVPVALLADAGPAFRNTLSAGDRNTLALAFFFASLDQDPQLDQKIVVIDDPMTSLDEHRSLTTVQEMRRLLMRVHQVIVLSHSKPFLCQLWDGADTAARQAILIHREGTGSNLAAWDVNQDCITEHDRRHALVSAYLHAADPMTERRVAAALRHILEAFMRVAYPAPFPPGTLLGPFLGICLQRVGQLNQILSQVDIDEVRAILAYANRFHHDTNPAYELAAINDQELSHFCGRVLAFTKRG, encoded by the coding sequence TTGCTCGAACGTATTCAGTTGCTGCGAAATATGGGCCAGTTCGACTCCGTGGATGGCGGCGCGCAGCTTCCGTTTGCGCGGCTAACGCTCATTTACGCGGAGAATGGGCGCGGTAAAACTACACTCGCATCGATCTTCCGCTCCCTATCGACTGGCTCGGCGAGTCTTGTTCTTGAGCGCCATCGTTTAGGCGCGGCCAATCCGCCCCACATAGTCCTTGGTGTAACAGCCGGTGTGGCGCAGTTTCACAATGGTGCGTGGGCCGCACCCATGCCAGAAATTGCCATCTTCGACGATGCCTTCGTCGCTGCCAATGTTTGCTCGGGTGTGGAGATCGATGCCGGACATCGCCAGAATTTACATGAATTGATCCTCGGCTCTCAGGGCGTCGTACTGAATGCGGCCCTGCACGGGCATGTGCAACGTATTGAGGAACATAACCGAGCGCTCACACAGAAAAACAATGCGATCCCTGCCGTCGCACGTGGCGGCATGGCCGTTGACGATTTTTGCGCGTTACCCGCCAATCCTGACATCGACGCCGCTATCGAAGCAGCCGAGCGTAATCTTGCAGCTGGACAATCGGTCGAAGCCATCCGCCAGCGAGAAGCCTTCCAGGCACTCTCGCTTCCAGCCTTTGCCCCCGATGCACTCAATGAACTCCTAGTTCGCACGCTCCCTGACCTTGAAGCTGAAGCAGCTACACGTATCCGCAATCATCTGCGCAACCTGGGTAACGGCGGCGAAACTTGGGTTGCCGATGGCATGGGGCTCGTCGAAGGAGCCTCCAATGAGCATGATCACCGTGTCTGCCCCTTCTGCGCGCAGGATCTCGCGGGTTCTGATCTGATTGCCCACTATCAAGCTTATTTCAGCGACGCTTACCGTGGACTACGAAACGCTATCAGTGAAGTTGGAGAGAACATCAATACCATGCACGGCGGCGATATTACCGCCACTTTTGAACACGCCGTGCATATCGCTAAGGAGAACCAGGCGTTCTGGAATGCCTTCACGGAAATTCCCGAAGTGTTAATCGACACTACGTTCGTTCTGGAATGCTGGATCGCAGCCAGGGATGCCGTTCTGACCACCTTGCGTGCCAAGGCGGCCGCACCGTTAGAGCATATGGAGCTCTCAGAGGGCTCGCTTACCGCCATTCGTGCTTATGGCGCCTGTCGTGACGACGTTATAGCTCTATCCAATGCGCTTCAGGCCACCAATCCGACCATCGCTTTCGTCAAACAGCAGGCTGCAGCTGCGAACCTTGCCGCTCTGGCTGCGGATTTGACACGGTTACAAGCGATTAGAACCCGTTACTCTGATCCAATTAGCGGCTTGTGCCAAGACTATTTAGATGAGAAAGCTGCGAAGACGGTCACCGAGAACCTTCGCAGCCAGGCGCGCGCCACACTCGACAATTATCGCCAGAATACCTTTCCTGCCTACGAGGTAGCGATCAACACTTATTTGCAGCGGTTCAATGCTGGTTTCCGTCTGGCTTCGGTCAATCCTGTCAACAATCGTGGCGGCTCGTCGTGCAATTACAACGTGGTGATCAACAACGTGCCGGTCGCTCTATTGGCTGACGCCGGCCCCGCCTTCCGAAACACCCTTAGTGCTGGCGACCGTAATACGTTGGCACTTGCGTTCTTCTTCGCTTCACTAGACCAAGATCCGCAGCTCGATCAAAAGATCGTCGTGATAGACGATCCGATGACAAGTCTGGATGAGCATCGCTCGCTGACGACGGTCCAGGAAATGCGTCGTCTGCTGATGCGCGTACACCAGGTGATCGTGCTTTCGCATTCCAAGCCGTTTTTGTGCCAATTGTGGGACGGAGCTGATACGGCTGCGCGCCAAGCAATCCTGATCCACCGCGAAGGAACAGGATCAAATCTCGCCGCTTGGGATGTCAATCAAGACTGCATCACCGAGCATGACCGCCGCCATGCCCTCGTTTCGGCCTATTTGCATGCGGCTGATCCGATGACAGAGCGCCGAGTTGCCGCCGCGCTGCGTCACATCCTCGAAGCCTTCATGCGAGTTGCCTATCCTGCCCCGTTCCCGCCAGGGACTTTGCTCGGACCTTTCCTCGGAATCTGCCTGCAGCGCGTCGGTCAACTGAATCAAATACTAAGTCAGGTCGATATCGATGAGGTCCGTGCCATTCTGGCCTATGCCAACCGCTTTCACCATGACACAAATCCCGCCTATGAGCTCGCTGCGATCAATGATCAGGAGTTATCCCACTTTTGTGGCCGCGTTCTCGCGTTCACCAAGCGTGGATAG
- a CDS encoding 5'-methylthioadenosine/S-adenosylhomocysteine nucleosidase gives MKNANKTLVNEYFLLAGSISDTTDNSLIDRAHEFVRAFVTRVLDAGAGFVVYLSSEPVNLDQKPLLFDWTVVRAIDATLPGESPKVRLKVVVSDARMQLKASPEQRVLINRLVARGIAESVTIDDELLTGGNVGDEQTNIASAMVALGGGKGVLDRGRKMVKKLLPVLPLDLQLGANSEDGQGALAIMKAFRAQPLTYMPHTGEEVARKLSALSLQEPVLDFDEIARKIVDIFEAEVLAKRASEPPDVLVLTALPIELAAAKQAFQIGEEIFASRTASGFHIWSAHVTRPDGTFANCIIASFGGAGNVDAAATTALLLSELRPAHVVMLGIAAGMRDKCKLGEVVISDRMVAYEGGAALEGGKVEARPEITKLRTKVQQDLNGYLANTTAARVRLERAYSAAEVVFPIETDAGPIVTDLMPRPATIASGELLLRDPVKFRALRELHGKTEVAEMEGAGVFAACAQRDVPVLVIRGISDFGDSLKDNRFHALAAKAAAVVTADYVANGLSITS, from the coding sequence ATGAAAAATGCCAATAAGACGCTAGTCAATGAATATTTCCTGCTGGCCGGGAGCATCTCTGACACTACCGATAATTCACTAATTGATAGGGCCCATGAATTTGTCCGAGCCTTTGTGACGAGGGTTCTTGACGCAGGAGCTGGCTTCGTAGTTTACCTCTCGTCTGAACCAGTCAATTTGGATCAGAAACCTCTTCTCTTTGATTGGACCGTCGTCCGCGCAATAGATGCGACATTGCCAGGTGAATCACCTAAGGTTCGATTAAAAGTCGTTGTTTCCGATGCGCGAATGCAACTTAAGGCAAGCCCAGAGCAACGAGTCCTCATAAATCGACTTGTCGCCAGAGGTATCGCGGAGTCTGTAACAATAGACGATGAACTTTTGACAGGTGGCAACGTCGGTGACGAGCAGACTAATATTGCTTCTGCCATGGTTGCGCTCGGCGGTGGCAAGGGAGTCTTAGACAGGGGCCGAAAGATGGTCAAGAAGCTTCTTCCTGTTCTACCGCTTGACCTGCAGCTTGGTGCCAACAGTGAAGATGGTCAGGGAGCGCTTGCGATAATGAAGGCTTTTCGAGCGCAGCCTTTGACCTATATGCCGCACACGGGAGAGGAAGTGGCTAGAAAATTGTCCGCGTTGTCGCTTCAGGAGCCGGTGCTGGACTTCGATGAAATCGCACGAAAGATAGTTGATATTTTTGAGGCGGAAGTGCTGGCAAAACGGGCTTCAGAACCACCGGATGTCCTTGTCTTGACGGCACTTCCTATCGAGTTGGCTGCAGCCAAGCAGGCCTTTCAGATTGGCGAGGAAATATTTGCATCCCGTACAGCATCTGGATTTCACATTTGGAGCGCTCATGTTACTCGCCCTGACGGCACTTTCGCTAATTGCATTATTGCAAGTTTCGGGGGCGCTGGTAATGTAGACGCGGCAGCCACCACAGCGCTTTTGCTGTCAGAACTACGTCCGGCTCATGTAGTAATGCTTGGGATTGCTGCAGGTATGCGTGACAAGTGTAAGTTGGGCGAGGTCGTAATTTCAGACCGGATGGTGGCGTATGAAGGTGGTGCAGCGCTAGAGGGGGGAAAGGTTGAAGCTCGTCCTGAAATCACCAAGCTCCGAACGAAAGTGCAGCAAGACTTGAATGGATATCTTGCAAACACAACTGCAGCAAGAGTACGGTTAGAGCGTGCTTACTCGGCCGCTGAAGTTGTGTTCCCCATCGAAACAGACGCTGGCCCGATCGTAACTGACCTGATGCCGAGGCCGGCCACCATCGCGAGCGGGGAGTTGCTTCTCCGTGACCCAGTCAAGTTTCGTGCATTGCGTGAACTGCATGGCAAGACAGAAGTTGCCGAGATGGAGGGAGCCGGAGTGTTTGCTGCCTGCGCGCAGCGGGATGTACCGGTATTGGTGATTCGTGGAATCAGCGACTTTGGCGATTCACTTAAGGACAACCGGTTTCACGCCTTGGCGGCTAAGGCGGCCGCTGTTGTCACAGCGGATTACGTAGCTAACGGCCTGTCTATCACTAGCTGA
- a CDS encoding CBASS oligonucleotide cyclase produces MGLTNTELSYYDGNVLRLPAEKRKEYHQQVDRLIDELRKHVTEKSALKITKVVKAGSFAKYTILRKTTDDPVDVDVVFYISGKDANQETLDSLSEMIHSLLINIYPSKSVEDFEIQKKAATVTFIGSGLSVDVVPIVQDPSRENHGWQYDLSTGVKSSTCAPCQIKFVRDRKEDDAHFRTLVRLAKRWRNHAQPPGLKSFHIELIMAYLLDRDGAQESIEKRFRDFLLYIAQSGLKERIDFRENHGKTATAFTTPVVIVDPANSENNVASRISEDEREEIVKIADESWETAIHASEEGDVSVWKEIFGPRFKIKDAE; encoded by the coding sequence ATGGGGCTGACGAATACAGAACTCTCTTACTACGATGGAAACGTTCTACGACTTCCGGCAGAGAAACGTAAGGAGTACCATCAGCAGGTGGACAGGCTTATCGATGAGCTACGAAAGCATGTGACCGAAAAATCCGCGCTGAAGATTACCAAGGTCGTCAAGGCGGGCTCGTTCGCTAAATACACAATTCTCAGGAAAACAACGGACGACCCCGTAGATGTTGACGTAGTTTTTTATATCAGCGGCAAAGATGCCAATCAGGAAACATTAGATAGCCTGAGCGAAATGATTCACTCCCTGCTCATCAACATTTATCCCAGCAAGTCCGTCGAAGACTTCGAAATTCAAAAAAAAGCAGCAACCGTTACGTTTATCGGTTCGGGGCTCAGCGTTGATGTCGTACCGATAGTGCAGGACCCGAGTCGCGAGAACCACGGCTGGCAATATGATCTATCGACTGGAGTCAAAAGCTCAACCTGCGCGCCTTGCCAAATCAAATTCGTTCGTGACCGTAAAGAAGATGACGCACATTTCCGCACATTGGTACGCTTGGCCAAACGTTGGCGTAACCACGCACAGCCTCCTGGGCTGAAGTCTTTCCATATCGAACTCATTATGGCCTATCTCCTAGATAGGGACGGCGCACAAGAGAGCATCGAGAAGCGTTTTCGTGATTTTTTACTTTACATCGCGCAGTCTGGACTTAAGGAGCGAATTGACTTTCGTGAAAATCATGGGAAGACAGCTACCGCCTTTACGACGCCAGTAGTCATCGTCGACCCAGCAAATAGCGAGAACAACGTGGCTTCTCGAATCTCAGAGGATGAGCGTGAGGAAATCGTCAAGATTGCCGACGAATCTTGGGAAACGGCAATCCACGCCTCTGAGGAGGGGGATGTTTCCGTGTGGAAGGAAATATTTGGGCCGCGATTCAAGATCAAGGATGCAGAATGA
- a CDS encoding ATP-binding protein has protein sequence MSSTSVFETSVVLPDQHLGRQEKGLLGFEARYARVNMQLRLLLQAGELEAWSKKHHGTKLAVVSMLSEQYPLAIFYGDVGTGKTATAEAIANRLAREAKIEDCILYKLSNRVRGSGQVGEMGTLISQAFAEIAKSIGKSRRAFLLIDEGDSLGASRSQDQSHHEDKVGVNTLIQAIDDLRKHGGRIFAILCTNRLGALDAAVLRRASIVEEFLRPSDDERTELFSKDLADLHVKPTEVTVLVKATAPDGDKPGWTYSDIRTRLYPAAVAMAFPDQALKVEHFVQAAKGLQPSPVMAG, from the coding sequence ATGAGTAGCACATCAGTATTCGAGACCAGCGTAGTGCTTCCAGACCAGCATCTTGGGCGACAAGAAAAAGGATTGCTTGGTTTTGAAGCACGTTATGCAAGAGTCAATATGCAGCTGCGGCTTTTGCTTCAAGCTGGCGAACTGGAGGCTTGGAGCAAGAAGCACCATGGAACCAAGCTTGCGGTGGTCAGTATGCTAAGTGAGCAGTATCCATTGGCAATCTTCTACGGTGACGTAGGTACAGGCAAGACAGCAACAGCGGAAGCGATAGCGAACCGTCTTGCGCGAGAGGCAAAGATAGAGGACTGCATCCTTTACAAGCTCAGCAATCGAGTACGGGGCTCAGGCCAAGTTGGAGAGATGGGGACACTGATTTCGCAAGCTTTTGCCGAAATCGCGAAGTCCATCGGCAAATCACGGCGGGCTTTCTTATTAATAGATGAAGGTGATTCGCTGGGAGCTTCCCGTAGCCAAGACCAAAGCCACCATGAAGACAAGGTAGGCGTAAATACTCTGATTCAAGCCATCGATGACCTACGCAAGCATGGCGGCCGAATATTCGCCATTCTTTGTACGAACCGCCTTGGGGCGCTCGACGCTGCAGTACTGAGGAGGGCGTCCATTGTTGAAGAGTTCCTCCGGCCATCAGACGACGAGCGCACTGAGTTGTTTAGCAAAGACTTGGCGGATCTTCACGTCAAGCCGACAGAGGTAACGGTGCTCGTTAAGGCGACTGCTCCTGATGGGGATAAACCTGGTTGGACTTATTCGGACATTCGCACACGCCTCTATCCAGCCGCAGTCGCAATGGCTTTTCCTGACCAAGCGTTAAAGGTGGAACATTTCGTACAGGCGGCCAAAGGTCTTCAACCATCGCCAGTGATGGCTGGCTAG
- a CDS encoding 3'-5' exonuclease — protein MSEQREVFISVDVETAGPIVAEYSMLTIGACLVENPNVGFSVMLKPISDKFIAEALKVTGLSLRQADEEGLTPELGMAQFKSWIAEHVPKGVTPVFVGLNAPFDWSFVNYYFHRFCGENPFGFTALDIKALFMGATGCSWHGTKSSSIAAFVHPKLAGDHNALHDAQYQAELFRLVLKLISSKSDAD, from the coding sequence ATGAGTGAGCAGCGAGAAGTATTTATTTCCGTGGATGTGGAGACGGCGGGGCCAATTGTGGCCGAGTACAGCATGCTCACCATAGGCGCTTGTTTGGTTGAAAATCCGAACGTCGGTTTTTCTGTAATGTTGAAACCAATCAGCGATAAATTTATCGCCGAGGCACTTAAAGTCACGGGGCTCTCTTTGAGACAAGCCGATGAGGAAGGCCTTACGCCGGAGCTGGGGATGGCACAGTTCAAAAGTTGGATTGCTGAACATGTGCCGAAAGGGGTGACGCCTGTATTCGTTGGATTGAACGCGCCATTCGACTGGTCGTTTGTCAACTATTACTTTCACCGTTTCTGTGGGGAAAATCCCTTTGGCTTCACTGCGCTTGATATCAAGGCGCTATTTATGGGCGCGACGGGTTGCTCTTGGCACGGCACAAAATCGAGCTCCATTGCAGCGTTTGTGCATCCAAAGCTTGCCGGCGACCATAACGCGTTGCATGACGCGCAGTATCAAGCCGAACTGTTTCGGCTTGTGCTTAAATTAATCTCAAGTAAGAGCGATGCAGATTAA
- a CDS encoding tyrosine-type recombinase/integrase translates to MVSREVVAPQGSVSGEDVLHQLCASLQPLPSVLRYYDEFDDTIRAIRNPSIESVFELFCHGRSVKVDFGRRRRECALIFKHILMQMFKQDLSVRTVANYFSDFHHFTDDDVAALARTSPLDVGLLWAEWRARELSQSVYKLAKHMLQLLCIYRWNGWSQEYRTFLSTTLPLPAHDKYAAVRSGDAFLSADEEAAIVRHLDEAVIGIKQGEPMLLDAVADAGMLLCAYQFAMRPVQIGMLDTRHVRVWNDEVTEDPTVHLTFHMAKQRRNKQRIPLTRRVKREWTPIFTYLKAHLDAANLGGVPRFFQVESVQEVSIRISKLVRGLIGSEDIGTATDLRHTAAQRLVDAGASHEELAEFMGHAQTNTGLVYYATSASHAERVNRALGASEVYRRVAKIGHDRFISPDELSMLKEEQQIAAVPHGIPISGIGGCQSGQPHCPYSPVASCYGCRKFMPVADKALHGKVLSDMREIVLFFEQSSRGDVRSPTYLQLQRTIGEIQTVIAELEVPEHE, encoded by the coding sequence ATGGTTAGCCGCGAAGTGGTAGCCCCACAAGGTTCGGTCTCGGGCGAAGACGTTTTGCACCAACTTTGCGCGAGCTTGCAGCCCTTGCCATCTGTATTGCGCTACTACGATGAATTTGACGACACTATCAGGGCAATTCGCAACCCGTCGATCGAATCCGTGTTCGAATTGTTCTGTCATGGTCGTAGCGTAAAGGTGGACTTTGGCCGGCGTCGCCGCGAATGCGCGTTGATATTCAAGCACATTCTGATGCAGATGTTCAAGCAAGACCTAAGTGTCAGGACTGTTGCCAACTATTTCTCCGATTTCCATCATTTTACCGACGATGATGTTGCTGCCCTTGCTCGTACCAGTCCGCTTGACGTTGGGCTGTTATGGGCCGAATGGCGAGCACGAGAGCTGAGCCAAAGTGTATATAAACTCGCGAAGCATATGCTACAGCTCCTGTGCATTTACCGATGGAACGGCTGGTCGCAAGAATATCGAACGTTCTTGAGCACTACCCTTCCCCTGCCGGCCCATGACAAATATGCGGCGGTACGGTCGGGAGACGCGTTCCTGTCAGCTGACGAAGAAGCTGCAATTGTCCGGCATCTTGACGAAGCTGTTATTGGAATTAAGCAAGGCGAACCCATGTTGCTCGACGCGGTGGCGGATGCAGGGATGTTGCTTTGTGCGTATCAATTTGCAATGCGCCCGGTTCAGATTGGCATGTTAGACACGCGTCACGTGAGAGTTTGGAATGACGAAGTTACCGAAGATCCGACAGTACATCTGACGTTTCACATGGCAAAGCAGCGCCGGAATAAGCAACGAATTCCTCTGACAAGGCGCGTGAAACGCGAGTGGACCCCAATTTTCACCTATCTAAAAGCACACTTAGATGCTGCGAACTTAGGTGGCGTACCAAGATTTTTTCAAGTGGAGTCAGTGCAAGAAGTAAGTATTCGAATTTCCAAGCTAGTTCGGGGCTTGATCGGTTCGGAAGACATCGGCACTGCTACAGACCTTAGACACACGGCTGCCCAGCGCCTGGTGGATGCCGGCGCCAGTCATGAAGAGCTTGCAGAATTCATGGGACATGCGCAAACGAATACTGGATTAGTGTATTACGCAACGTCGGCCTCCCACGCCGAACGTGTTAACCGGGCATTGGGGGCCTCAGAGGTCTATCGGCGCGTCGCGAAAATCGGCCATGACCGTTTCATTTCGCCTGACGAACTATCGATGCTCAAGGAAGAGCAACAGATCGCAGCTGTCCCACATGGCATACCCATCTCTGGCATTGGCGGATGTCAATCTGGGCAACCGCACTGTCCATATAGTCCAGTTGCGTCGTGCTACGGATGCCGTAAGTTTATGCCGGTTGCCGACAAAGCGCTGCATGGGAAAGTGCTGAGCGACATGAGGGAAATTGTATTGTTTTTTGAACAGAGTTCCCGAGGCGATGTGAGATCACCGACCTACTTGCAGCTTCAGCGAACTATCGGCGAAATCCAAACCGTGATTGCTGAGCTTGAGGTTCCTGAACATGAATGA
- a CDS encoding site-specific integrase, which yields MIIQIASPVIPPSLSGPVLLDNYGVPRYWAAVWSTAVAGAFAHSTHLKKLRYIDNLYRHGDELQGYGALDDALGTLSDRTLAEILESWFISIRNQPDTSEADETRWQVGLGFVISVVSWIAKSGTDKKLRHIESRLHQLSVLYSQFRVGKRNAPETLRSLPASTVEALYQILDPESEQNPFPRIQTRWRIYVAFILMLHQGLRRGEVLLLPVDAIKSAFDKKLGRDRSWINIRENSYENSATDPRYSKPSIKTTDSIRQIPVSETTTRIIESFIQNYRGRPQHSYLLNSKSSKPLSTEALTKAFAIISRQLPRNAIKELEERTGKVTATPHDLRHTCAVVRLHQLLLQGDSMDEALQKMRTFFGWSRQSTMPSRYARAVFEDRLANVWNDAFDDRVAVLRALPKGH from the coding sequence ATGATCATCCAAATCGCCAGCCCCGTTATCCCGCCGAGTCTTTCAGGACCAGTCCTGCTCGACAACTATGGCGTGCCGCGATATTGGGCGGCCGTTTGGTCGACGGCTGTGGCTGGAGCCTTCGCGCACTCGACCCACCTCAAGAAACTTCGATACATCGACAATCTTTATAGGCATGGCGACGAACTACAAGGATATGGCGCGCTAGATGATGCACTTGGCACATTAAGTGACCGCACCTTGGCTGAAATCCTCGAGTCATGGTTTATCTCGATACGCAATCAACCTGATACATCTGAAGCTGATGAGACGCGTTGGCAAGTCGGACTTGGCTTCGTTATTTCTGTCGTATCATGGATCGCGAAAAGCGGTACGGACAAGAAGCTGCGGCACATCGAAAGCCGTCTTCACCAATTGTCGGTTCTCTACAGCCAATTCCGTGTAGGCAAGCGAAATGCGCCTGAGACTCTCCGATCGCTTCCAGCCTCCACCGTCGAGGCGCTATACCAGATCCTAGATCCAGAATCTGAACAGAATCCATTCCCAAGAATTCAAACACGTTGGCGGATTTACGTGGCATTCATACTAATGCTCCATCAGGGCTTGAGACGCGGCGAAGTTTTACTTCTGCCGGTCGATGCAATCAAGAGCGCATTCGACAAAAAATTGGGTCGAGACAGATCGTGGATCAACATCCGTGAAAACAGCTACGAGAACTCTGCCACCGATCCTCGCTATTCCAAGCCGAGCATCAAGACAACTGACTCGATCCGCCAGATTCCCGTTAGCGAAACGACGACACGAATCATTGAGTCATTTATCCAAAATTACCGAGGCAGGCCTCAGCACTCCTATTTGCTTAATTCTAAGTCAAGCAAGCCATTGTCGACCGAGGCGCTGACGAAAGCATTCGCCATAATCTCCAGACAGTTGCCTCGCAACGCAATCAAGGAACTCGAAGAACGAACGGGAAAAGTGACCGCGACTCCGCATGATCTGCGGCATACCTGTGCAGTGGTTCGCCTTCACCAATTGCTGTTGCAAGGCGATTCGATGGACGAGGCGCTCCAAAAGATGCGAACTTTCTTCGGTTGGTCTCGACAGTCGACCATGCCGTCACGTTACGCGCGCGCCGTATTCGAAGACCGGCTTGCGAACGTTTGGAACGACGCGTTCGATGATCGCGTCGCGGTGCTGCGTGCGCTTCCTAAGGGACACTAA